The nucleotide window CAAAGCCAAGGCTGGAAGTGCCATCCCTGTGAAGTTCACCTTGGGCGGCGATCAAGGCCTCGAGGTGCTCGCTGGCACGCCCATCATCGTCGGCGTCGCGTGCCCCTCGGGAACGGCGAATGTCGACTTGGTCGAGGAAACGGTGGTGGCGAGCAACAGTGGTTTGAAGTGGGATGGCACGCAGTACGTGTACGTGTGGAAGACGGATTCCCGCTGGGCCGGTCAGTGCTTGCAGTTGAGCGTGTTGCTCAAGGACGGCAGCATCGCGAAGACGGCCTTGTTTCAACTGACCAAGTAACACTCACATCTTCGCGGAACACCTCGAGCGGCGTCATGCACGCCTGCATGGTAAGCAAGTAAGCGTGCGTCCCTCTCGCCTTCGAGTGGGGGAGGGGCGCTTTTTCGTTTCCTCAGGATCCGCCGTGCCCAATAGCTTTGAGGACGCCACTCGGCACGATGTGCACGACGCCGTCCTCGAAGCGTACGCGGACGTTCGCGGGGCGCGTACCGGGCTTCGGGAGAGTAAGGATGGTGCAGGATTGCCCGCGGCGTTCGTCGAGCCCACGTCCGAGGGCAGCACGGTACGCGTACGTTTCGCCGACGGTGAGCCAACGGTATTTCATCGTCATAACAGTGTCCGTTAGAGGGGAGGGCGATCTAGTAAGATTCGGCCTGGAACGTTCCATGTCGCCCGCACCTGAAAAGCTTCTTTCATTTACTGCTTGGTGTACTAGGCGAGCGGTGGTGTGCCAATAAGATGTCGGCATGCACCCCGTTGCGGAGTTCTTCATGGCAGGCATTACGGCGTTCAACGCGCACGATCTCGATGAGTTCCTGCGTCAGTTCGCGGATGACATTGAGATGTTCACGCCGACTGGGTGGTTACACGGTCGATCTGAGGTACGTGAACGCTTCGAACAGACCTTCCGGCGTTTCCTGGCTGTCCGGATGGAAATCGAGGATCTCCAAGCGCGTGATGTAAGTGCTGACACCGTCGTGACGACCTTTCGCTTTCGTGTGTTTCCGATGGGGCAAGGTCCTGCCTTTCATGGTGTCGGAAGTGGCGTGTACGTCCGGCGGGAGGATGCATGGGTGGAAGTCTTGGAGCACGAGACGGTCGTGAGGACGGATGAAGGTCTTGGCGTGGGGCGTTGATAAACGACAGGGCTTGATCGAGTCCTCTACTTCCTTGTTCGCTTGGTGGGGCTGACCTGCCCGCATGCATGACAGCGAACGCACCCCACATGGCGACCAGTGCTGTCGTAGGTTGCAAGCCGCTCCGCGTGATGATCGACGCTGTAAGGCGCTCACGATCAGGCAGATAAGGGCGCCGCAGCGCGGCGCCCTTGGTCGACTCACATCATGAATTACGAAGACGTCAAGACGTGGGAGTCCGCCTTGTCACCAAGGCAACGCGAAAAGCTCGCCATGCTCCGGTTTCGTAAATGCCAGGTGGAGGCGGTGTACGCGCGCGGCGACGAGCGGCACGGCGTTCCTCCCTCCCTGCGCCTGAGCGTGGTTGTCGACGACATGCTGCTCGCCTCGCGGCGCGAGACGCACGATATCCGCCCGGCTTTTGATGCTGTCTACGTCGAGGCGGTGATGCAGCTGCCGCCGCCGGAGGCACCTAACAGTCCTAAGTCACTCAACTGACAGCGACCGAGCCGACATGGAGGCCGGTC belongs to Deinococcus yavapaiensis KR-236 and includes:
- a CDS encoding YybH family protein — encoded protein: MHPVAEFFMAGITAFNAHDLDEFLRQFADDIEMFTPTGWLHGRSEVRERFEQTFRRFLAVRMEIEDLQARDVSADTVVTTFRFRVFPMGQGPAFHGVGSGVYVRREDAWVEVLEHETVVRTDEGLGVGR